Genomic window (Arcobacter aquimarinus):
TGCACAAGTTTCAGATAGACAAATTGTTGGTGGATTTTACGATAAAGAAAAATTAACTCAACTTGTAAAAGAGTGTGATGTTACTACTTTTGAGTTAGAACATATTGATACACAAGTTTTAAAAGAGTTGTATGATGCTGATTATAGAATTTTTCCATCTCCTTATGTTATGGAATTAATTCAAGATAAATATGAACAAAAAAAACTTCTTCATGAAAAAGGAATACCAGTTCCAAAATATAAAAATGTAGAGACAAAAGAAGATTTACAAAGCTTTGGTTTACCAGTTATTCAAAAAACTAAAAAAGGTGGATATGACGGTAAAGGTGTAATGCTTCTAAAAACTAAAGAAGATTTAGAAAACTGTATTAAAGTTGAATCATTTATTGAAGAACTAGTTGATATTGATAAAGAGTTAGCAATAATAGTTGCTAGAAACATTGAAGGTGAGATAGCAGCTTATCCAGTTGTTGAAATGCTTTTTGATGAGAGAGTAAATATTTGTGATATTGTTATGGCTCCTGCAAAAATAGATGAAACTTTAAATGAAAAAGTAAAAGAAATTGCAATTAAATCTATAGAAGTTTTAGATGGAGTAGGAATTTTTGGAGTAGAGTTGTTTTTAACAAAACAAGGTGAAGTTTTTGTAAATGAAATCGCTCCTCGTCCACATAATTCAGGTCATTATACTGTTGAGTCATGTGCTACTTCACAGTTTGAACAAATTATTCGTGCTGTTACAAATTTACCTTTAGGCTCGACAAAACTTATCTCACCATCAGTTATGGTGAATCTTTTAGGTGAAGAAGGATATGAAGGAGAACCTTTTATTGAAGGAATACACGATGCTTTAGAAATACCTGAACTATCTTTTCACTTTTATGGTAAAAAAGAGACTAAACCATTTAGAAAAATGGGACATATTACAGTTTTAGATGAGAATTTAAATGAAGCACTAAAAAAAGCTTTAAAAGCAAAAGATATATTAAAAATAAAAGGGAGCAAAAAAATATGAAAAAACCATTAGTTGGAATTATTATGGGAAGTGATTCTGATCTTCCAGTTATGAGTGCAGCTGCACAAATGTGTGAATATTTTGGAATTGATTATGAAGTTACGGTTGTTTCAGCGCATAGAACTCCTGAGAGATTATTTAAATATGCAAAAGAGGCTGATAAGAGAGGTTTAAAAGTAATTATTGCTGGTGCTGGTGGAGCAGCACATTTACCAGGAATGGTAGCTTCAATTACACCACTTCCAGTTATTGGTGTTCCTGTTAAAACTTCATCTTTAGAAGGAATGGACTCTTTATTATCAATAGTTCAAATGCCAGGAGGAGTTCCTGTTGCAACTGTTGCAATTAATAATTCTAAAAATGCAGGGATTTTAGCAGCTCAGATTATTGGAATAAAACATAAAGAGATAAAATACAAAGTTAAAGATTATAAAAAACAGATGCAAGAAGAAGTTGAAAAAAAAGCAGAAAAATTAGAAGAGTTAGAATATCAAGATTATTTAAAATTTATGGGTAAATAATTAAACAAAACTAAAGTAAAAATAAACTATAATCCGCGTTCATTTTATTGTAAGTGAAAAATTAACATATACCTATTAGGAGGTCAAAATGGCTTTAGATCAGGAACTAAAAGCATCTATAATTGCAAAATACGGAAAAAAAGATGGTGATACAGGTTCATCAGAAGTTCAAATTGCTTTATTAACAGAGCAAATTAAAATATTAACAGAACACTTAAAAGTTTTCAAAAAAGATCACTCTTCAAGATTAGGTCTATTAAAAATGGTTGGTAAAAGAAAAAGATTATTAGCATATTTAAGAAGAACAAACTACGCTTCATTTGTTGAGTTAGTTGCATCTTTAGGAATTAGAGCTAAATAATTTTAGTTTTTTTTCTACGAAAAAAGGGTTGAGATTTATTCTCAACCCTTTTTTTTTGCTATTAAATTTATTTTAATAACGAATATTAATAATACTTCTTGTAAAATATATACAAATTTATATAAATATTGGAAAATTATAATATGTTATTAACAAAAAAGAGTGAATATGCACTATTGTCTTTGATTTCAATTGCAAAAAGCGATGAAGCAAAGAATGTGGATGTATTATCAAAAGAATTAAATATTTCAAAATCATTTTTAGCAAAAATAATGCAAAATCTAGCAAAACAAGGTTTAGTTATCTCTCACCGAGGTGTAAACGGAGGCTTTTCCTTAAATAAAGATTGGGATAAAATTACAATATTAGAAATTGTAATGGCAGCAGAAGAGAAGCTTCCTTCTGTTTTTGAATGCTCTCCATCTGTTGAGAGTTGCCCTAATCAAGTTGCAATGCTTTGTACTATTTGGCCTTTATTAAATAATCTTCAAATGAAGATTAATGATTTCCTTAAAGAATTAACATTGAAAGATATTGCTTAATGAAACTATTTCATATATCACATACAGATTTAGATGGTTTTACATGTCAATTAATTACAAAAGAGTTTTTTAAAGAGGGATATTTTTATAATGCTAATTATGGTTTAGAAGTAAAATTATCTATCAAAAAAGCTTTAGAAGATATGCTTGAATTTAAAGATGAAGAGATTCTATTTTTAATTACAGATTTAAATTTAACTTTTCAAGAATCAAAGGATTTGGATTTAGACATATCTAAAATGAATGAAAATGGATATAAAATCAAATTACAGCTATTAGATCATCATGTAAGTGGTAAAAAAAGTGCAGATAGTTTTTATTGGTACTATTTAGATGATAAACGATGTGCTACAAAAATTGTTTATGATTATATGTTTGAAGAATATGAAGGTTTCGATTGTAATACAAGTGCTTGGCTTAAGCCTTTAGTTGATGCTGTGAATGCTGTAGATATTTGGCTTGAACATGAGAAAAAAAACTTTGAATTTGGAAAAGTTTTAATGTCAATGGTAACAAAAGTAAAAGAAATAAACAATATTTTATTTGCGGATTTAAGTAGAGAATTCAAATTTTATTTATTAAAAGAGGCATCAAAATATTTAGATGAAGTTGATGGGCATATAAAACTTGATAACGAAGTACACTTTATAAAAAAAGAGTTTTTGAAATTAAATAATAAAGATGATACTTTAGATAACTTAAGTGCAATTTATTTGGTGAAAACTTTAGATGATATAAAAGAGCAATTAACTGTAACATATCAAGAACACAAAGGACTTTTGACTTATTGCTTAGGTTCTATCTCTATTCCAGCAAATGCTTTTTTAAAGGCAAATCCTGATTATGATTTTTTTATTGATATAAATAAAAAAGGAAGTGCTTCTTTTAGAGCAGATGGAAAACTTGATGTTTCTATATTAGCTGCAAAATTAGCTAATGGTGGTGGACATGTAAATGCAAGTGGTGGAAAATTTGAAGATTTTAAAGAGACAATAAATTTTTCAGATGTTAAAAACTATATACAAAATAAACTTAATAAAATTTAGTTTATTTTTAAATATTTTACTTATAATAGAACAATTTTTTATAAAGGATATAAAATGGAGTGTGAATTTCCAACTATTAATTCAAAAAGTGAAGAGATTATAGAGATTTTTAAAAATACAAAAACAATAGCAATTGCAGGATTATCACCTGATCCATCAAAAGCTTCTAATATGGTTGCAGCTTATTTACAAAGCGCTGGATTTAAAATAGTTCCTGTATATCCAAAAGAGGAGTTTATTTTAGGAGAAAAAGTTTATAGAACGATTTCTGAAATACCTTTTAAAATTGATATGGTGGATATTTTTAGAAAACCTGATGCAATAGCACAAATTGTAGATGAATCAATATCAAGAGGAGATGTTGATTGTGTATGGTTTCAATTAGGGCTTGCAAATAATGAAGCTGCATTAAAAGCAAAAGAAGCAGGTTTAAAAGTTGTACAAAATAAATGTACGAAAATTGAGCATAGAAATTTATTCTAATCTAAATTAGATGGGTTGTTAAGAACTAACTTAGCAACACATCCAGTTTTCCCATCTGTTCTATTTGTAAGTGTTACTTTTGCTCTTAACGCATCAGCTGCATTTTTAGCTAAAAAGAGCCCAAGACCTACACCACTTTGGTTTCCTACTCTTTTAAATGGAGCAAATAAATCAACAGATTCATCTATTCCTATTCCTTCATCCGTAACTGTTATGATGATTTCATCTTTTGTTTTTCTAAGTTTTATAGCAATTGATTTTTCATTTGGAGTAAATTTGATTGCATTTTGAACAAAGTTTTGAATAATTTGATTAAATAAAGTTAATTGAATAGAAGTATTCAAATGATTTACATTTGAGAAAAATGTGATAATTATATTTTTCTGAGCACTTAACATTCTATAATCATTTGTTTTTCTTTTCATATAATCAACTAAATCAATATCTGTTGTTTGTTCAAATTGAGCTCCTTCAGTTCTTCCTATATCTAAAATTGAAGATATCATTTTATTCATTTCGTCAATCTGTTTAACAGTTAATTTTAAAGCTTCTTCATATTGTTCAATTTCTCTTTTTTTCTTTAGTGTTACTTCATTTTTTAATTTCATAACTGCAAGAGGAGTTTTTAACTCATGAGCAGCTCCTATAAAAAGCTCTTTTTTGAATTTAACATAAGTTTCTATTCTGTTTGTAAGAGAATTTATAGAGTTTGCTAATGAGTGAAATTCTATTGGTAAATCTTTTTTATCAATTTGAGTCAATGAGTTTTCATCCATATTTGCAAGTTTTTTATTTATTTGTATAATTGGTTTTAGCAAAGATTTTGAAACAACTAAAGAGTATAAAAGCATTAAAATGAATCCAGGGATTGCTAAAATAAAAAGATTTTTAAATATTACAGAGTATAAAAGTTCTCTCTCAAAACTAATATTTCTTACAATTTGTAGAAATATTTTATTCTCTAAATCAAAAGGATAGAGAAGTTTTATATAATAACTACCACCCTTTTGATAATTAAAAAATTTTAATTCTTTTAATTCAATATTTTTAATTAAATCAATAGTTTGATATTGGGATTTTACTGGAGCAAATTTTTCAAATGATATGTATCCTTTTTCTATTTGTTTGGATTGTTTAAGCATATCATTTTGAATATCATCATAAATAGTTGCTCTTGCATATTCATAAAAAATAAATGAGAGAGTAATGATAAAAAGTGAAGTAGCTATAATCAATTTATTATAAAATTGTCTATAAATACTTTTACTTTTCATCTTTATAATTCCTAAAGAGAATTAATTATTTTTTAGCATCTTCCGCTACATTTGGGTAACAGAATCTGTATCCTCTTCTTCTGATTGTTTCAATTGTAGAGATATTTAATGGTTTATCCATTTTTTGTCTAATTTGGTTAATCGCAACTTCAATAACATTTGGTGTTACTAATTCAGGTTCTTCCCAAATAGCATCTAATAATTGTTCTTTAGAAACAATTTGATCTCTATGACGTGCAAGGTGAGTTAAAACTTCAAAAGGTTTACCTTTTAATTCAATTTCTTCACCAGCATATTCAATTTTTTCTTCATCAGGGTTGATAATTAAATCATCAATTTCTATGATGTTTGTTCCACCAAATCTTAATCTAGCTTCAATTCTAGCAAGTAAAATATCAAAATCAAATGGTTTTTTAATAAAATCATCAGCACCAGATTTAAGTGCTTCAATTTCAGATTCTTTATCATCTCTTGCTGAGATAATAACAACTGCTGTTCTTGAACTTCTATTTTTTACAATTTTACAAAGTTCAATACCATCACCGTCTGGTAACATCCAATCTGTTAATACTAAATCATAGTTTCTAATATCAATAAAATATTCTGCATCTTTATAGTTTTCTGCAGTATCAACTTGGTAACCAAAGTCTGTAAGACCCTCTTGTAATGTTCTATTTAGTGTAATTTCGTCTTCAATAATCAAAATTCTCATATAATTCCTTAAATTTAAGTTAAGTTTAAATTTTGCGGAATTGTATCATAAAATTTGAAAAATTTAAAGCTTTTTTAAGCTAAATTTTAAAATTTTTAAATTATGAAAAAATTTCTTTTATAAAAATGCTAATTATTAATAAAAATCAACTATTTATTAACTATGAAAAGATAAAATACGGCAAATATATATTCAAGGAATAAAATGAAAAAAATAGTTTCAAGTTTCGTTGCTTCAATTGCTTTAATGACAACATTAAATGCAACTGACTTTTATGCTACAGTTGATGGTGATAAAATCACTAAACAAGATATCTCTATGGTTTTACAAGATCCAAGAGTAGATTTTGATAAATTACCTCAAACAGCAAAAAATCAAATTTTAGAACAAATTATTAATAGAAAATTATTAGCTAAAAAAGCTATTGAAGATGGTATTGAAAAAGATGCTCAATATCTTGAAGCTATTAATAAAATAAAAGAAGATTTAGCATTCCAAGTATGGCAAAAAAATCAAATTGATAAAATTAAATTTACAGACGCAGAAAAAAAAGATTTCTTTGAAAAAAATAAAGATAAGTTTGTAATGCCAGAAGCTATAGAAGCTAGCCATATTTTAGTAAAAACTGAAAAAGAAGCTTTTGATATTATCAAACAATTAGATAAATCAACAAAAAAAGAAGAAAAATTTAAAGAGTTAGCAAAAGCTAAAACTGAAGATCCAACAGGAAAACAAAATGGTGGTTATTTAGGTAAATTCACAGAAGATCAAATGGTTCCGGAGTTTTTTACAGGTGCAAAAAATTTAGCAAAAGGTGCTTATTCTAAAGTTCCAACTAAAAGTGAATTTGGTTATCATGTAATTTATGTAAAAGATAAAATCCCTTCAAAAACTTTAACTTTTAATGAAGTTGAAGGAAATATTTCTCAAATTTTATTAGGAAATGCTTATAACAAAAAAGTTAAAGAATTAACAGACGAATTAAGAAAAGACGCAAAAATAGTAATTAAATAAGGAGTATAAGTTGGGTGTATTAGATATTGTAAATGCAGGTGTTTTAACAGGTAGCGAAGCTAAAAAACTTTTTTCTTATGCTAAAGAGAATAATTTTGCAATTCCTGCTGTTAATGTTGTGGGAACTGACTCTGTTAATGCTGTTTTAGAAGCTGCAGCTAAAGTAAACTCTCCTATTATTATTCAGTTTTCAAATGGTGGAGCTGGATTTTATGCAGGAAAAGGTTTAAAAACTTCAGATGCTGCAGTTTTAGGTGGAATAAGTGGAGCAAATCATGTTCATACTATGGCAAAAGCTTATGGAATCCCTGTAATTTTACATACAGACCATGCAGCTAAAAAACTTTTACCTTGGATTGATGGATTATTAGATGCAGGTAAAAAACATTTTGAACAAACAGGAAGACCTTTATTTACTTCTCATATGCTTGATTTAAGTGAAGAGAGTTTAGAAGAGAACATTGAAATTTGTGTTGAGTATTTCAAAAAGATGAATGAACTTGATATGATGATTGAAATAGAGCTTGGAATTACAGGTGGAGAAGAAGATGGTGTCGACAACTCTGATGTTGATAATGCTTTACTTTATACTCAACCAGAAGAGGTTTGTTATGCTTATGAAAAATTAAGTGAAGTTGGAGCTAATTTTACAATAGCAGCAAGCTTTGGAAATGTTCATGGTGTTTACAAGCCAGGAAATGTTGTATTAAGTCCAAAAATTTTAGATAACTCTCAAAAATATATTCAAGAAAAACTAGGGACATCAACTCAACCAGTTGATTTTGTATTCCATGGTGGTTCTGGTTCTTTACTTGAAGAAATTAGAGAAGCAATCTCTTATGGTGTTATTAAAATGAATATAGATACAGATACACAATGGGCAACTTGGGATGGTGTTAGAGCTTATGAAGCTAAATATCATGGATATTTACAAGGACAAATCGGAAACCCTGAAGGTGAAGACAAACCTAATAAAAACTACTATGACCCAAGAAA
Coding sequences:
- a CDS encoding 5-(carboxyamino)imidazole ribonucleotide synthase: MDKNFNYSSLKLGIIGGGQLGKIMSQKAKKMGFHVTILDPTVNCPAAQVSDRQIVGGFYDKEKLTQLVKECDVTTFELEHIDTQVLKELYDADYRIFPSPYVMELIQDKYEQKKLLHEKGIPVPKYKNVETKEDLQSFGLPVIQKTKKGGYDGKGVMLLKTKEDLENCIKVESFIEELVDIDKELAIIVARNIEGEIAAYPVVEMLFDERVNICDIVMAPAKIDETLNEKVKEIAIKSIEVLDGVGIFGVELFLTKQGEVFVNEIAPRPHNSGHYTVESCATSQFEQIIRAVTNLPLGSTKLISPSVMVNLLGEEGYEGEPFIEGIHDALEIPELSFHFYGKKETKPFRKMGHITVLDENLNEALKKALKAKDILKIKGSKKI
- the purE gene encoding 5-(carboxyamino)imidazole ribonucleotide mutase; translation: MKKPLVGIIMGSDSDLPVMSAAAQMCEYFGIDYEVTVVSAHRTPERLFKYAKEADKRGLKVIIAGAGGAAHLPGMVASITPLPVIGVPVKTSSLEGMDSLLSIVQMPGGVPVATVAINNSKNAGILAAQIIGIKHKEIKYKVKDYKKQMQEEVEKKAEKLEELEYQDYLKFMGK
- the rpsO gene encoding 30S ribosomal protein S15, which gives rise to MALDQELKASIIAKYGKKDGDTGSSEVQIALLTEQIKILTEHLKVFKKDHSSRLGLLKMVGKRKRLLAYLRRTNYASFVELVASLGIRAK
- a CDS encoding RrF2 family transcriptional regulator — encoded protein: MLLTKKSEYALLSLISIAKSDEAKNVDVLSKELNISKSFLAKIMQNLAKQGLVISHRGVNGGFSLNKDWDKITILEIVMAAEEKLPSVFECSPSVESCPNQVAMLCTIWPLLNNLQMKINDFLKELTLKDIA
- a CDS encoding DHH family phosphoesterase; the encoded protein is MKLFHISHTDLDGFTCQLITKEFFKEGYFYNANYGLEVKLSIKKALEDMLEFKDEEILFLITDLNLTFQESKDLDLDISKMNENGYKIKLQLLDHHVSGKKSADSFYWYYLDDKRCATKIVYDYMFEEYEGFDCNTSAWLKPLVDAVNAVDIWLEHEKKNFEFGKVLMSMVTKVKEINNILFADLSREFKFYLLKEASKYLDEVDGHIKLDNEVHFIKKEFLKLNNKDDTLDNLSAIYLVKTLDDIKEQLTVTYQEHKGLLTYCLGSISIPANAFLKANPDYDFFIDINKKGSASFRADGKLDVSILAAKLANGGGHVNASGGKFEDFKETINFSDVKNYIQNKLNKI
- a CDS encoding CoA-binding protein, which encodes MECEFPTINSKSEEIIEIFKNTKTIAIAGLSPDPSKASNMVAAYLQSAGFKIVPVYPKEEFILGEKVYRTISEIPFKIDMVDIFRKPDAIAQIVDESISRGDVDCVWFQLGLANNEAALKAKEAGLKVVQNKCTKIEHRNLF
- a CDS encoding sensor histidine kinase, encoding MKSKSIYRQFYNKLIIATSLFIITLSFIFYEYARATIYDDIQNDMLKQSKQIEKGYISFEKFAPVKSQYQTIDLIKNIELKELKFFNYQKGGSYYIKLLYPFDLENKIFLQIVRNISFERELLYSVIFKNLFILAIPGFILMLLYSLVVSKSLLKPIIQINKKLANMDENSLTQIDKKDLPIEFHSLANSINSLTNRIETYVKFKKELFIGAAHELKTPLAVMKLKNEVTLKKKREIEQYEEALKLTVKQIDEMNKMISSILDIGRTEGAQFEQTTDIDLVDYMKRKTNDYRMLSAQKNIIITFFSNVNHLNTSIQLTLFNQIIQNFVQNAIKFTPNEKSIAIKLRKTKDEIIITVTDEGIGIDESVDLFAPFKRVGNQSGVGLGLFLAKNAADALRAKVTLTNRTDGKTGCVAKLVLNNPSNLD
- the hsrA gene encoding homeostatic response regulator transcription factor HsrA; protein product: MRILIIEDEITLNRTLQEGLTDFGYQVDTAENYKDAEYFIDIRNYDLVLTDWMLPDGDGIELCKIVKNRSSRTAVVIISARDDKESEIEALKSGADDFIKKPFDFDILLARIEARLRFGGTNIIEIDDLIINPDEEKIEYAGEEIELKGKPFEVLTHLARHRDQIVSKEQLLDAIWEEPELVTPNVIEVAINQIRQKMDKPLNISTIETIRRRGYRFCYPNVAEDAKK
- a CDS encoding peptidylprolyl isomerase; this encodes MKKIVSSFVASIALMTTLNATDFYATVDGDKITKQDISMVLQDPRVDFDKLPQTAKNQILEQIINRKLLAKKAIEDGIEKDAQYLEAINKIKEDLAFQVWQKNQIDKIKFTDAEKKDFFEKNKDKFVMPEAIEASHILVKTEKEAFDIIKQLDKSTKKEEKFKELAKAKTEDPTGKQNGGYLGKFTEDQMVPEFFTGAKNLAKGAYSKVPTKSEFGYHVIYVKDKIPSKTLTFNEVEGNISQILLGNAYNKKVKELTDELRKDAKIVIK
- the fbaA gene encoding class II fructose-bisphosphate aldolase codes for the protein MGVLDIVNAGVLTGSEAKKLFSYAKENNFAIPAVNVVGTDSVNAVLEAAAKVNSPIIIQFSNGGAGFYAGKGLKTSDAAVLGGISGANHVHTMAKAYGIPVILHTDHAAKKLLPWIDGLLDAGKKHFEQTGRPLFTSHMLDLSEESLEENIEICVEYFKKMNELDMMIEIELGITGGEEDGVDNSDVDNALLYTQPEEVCYAYEKLSEVGANFTIAASFGNVHGVYKPGNVVLSPKILDNSQKYIQEKLGTSTQPVDFVFHGGSGSLLEEIREAISYGVIKMNIDTDTQWATWDGVRAYEAKYHGYLQGQIGNPEGEDKPNKNYYDPRKWIRSGQESMIARLEVAFSDLCALNKN